The stretch of DNA CCTCGAACCCTGACCGCCCGGGGATCCACCGGGCATCCGGAACCACCGCTTTGGCTATGCTGTTTCATGGCTCGTTCCTTTCCCTTGTCTGGTTGGCACGACGCGCCCGCCGGCACGCTCTACTCGAACCTGATCCGAGACAATTCCGTAAAGTGGATGCGGCCCGCCGCCCCGGAGGGCAGGATGGTCATCTGGTGGAAGCTGTACTCCTGTTCATAGCGGGTGGCGGCCAGGACGCCGTCCATGGGGACCACCACCTCGTACCGGTGGACCCGCGCCGCGGTGGTGACAGTGTAAAGGACCGCGAAGGTGGTGGCCGCCCCCAGCACGATGAGGCGTTCGACCCCGTTGGACCGGAGGTAACCGTCCAGCTCGCCGCCGATGAACTTGTCGAAGCTGTCCGGGTAGATGACCGGCTCGGTCTCCGCGCGCTTCAGCGGTCCGGCGATGCGGTCATGGGATCCGCCCTTCGCTACCAGGGAAATGGTGTAGATGATCGGGACGCCGCTCTGCCGCGCGCGTTCCAGGAACGGCCCGAGCCCCGGCAAGAGCTTGTTGGCGATGGTGCCGGGCTCCTCGGCCCGGGCGCTCATGTCCAGCACGGCGATGCCCGTGGTGGCCGCCGCCAGGGCCATGTCCCCGGGTTCGGGGCGGTTGGGCGCGCCCGCCTCCAGGGTATCCAGCAGGCTCACGGCTCGACCTCCACGATCTGCGAGTCGAGCAGGGTCTTGCACTGCGGGCAAAAGAGCTGTTCCAGCAGGAACTGCCCCTCGAGGTCCTTCATCAGGGGGCCGCCCGCCGTGGGGGACTGCCGCTTCGTGTGGCCCCGCTCGCGCCACTCCTGCTCGCCGCCGAAGTCGAAGCCGCAGCGGGCGCACACCACCCGAAGGCTGCCGGACTCGTCTTCCAGTTCCAGGTTCTCTCTGAACAGTCGCTTCATCCGCCGTCGCTCCTCCGTCAACGCCGCGCCCGAATTCCGGCGCGCAGCTCCTCGGTGGCGGCCGCGTCCACCTCTGTTTGCGAGGAACCGAGGGCCACGCCGTAGATATCCCGCGCCACTTCGTGCGAAACAAGCCCGTTGGCCACATCCCGCAGCACCGCTTCGGGATCCCGGTCCAACGGATCGCCGTAGCCGCCGCCGTTGGCCAGCCGCATGTACAGCACACTCCCGTCCTTCACGTCGAAGTCGCAGTAGGGCAGCATCTCCGAGGTGCCCCCCATGGCTTCCACGTCCACCGGGTGCCGGTTCTCCCCCATCGTGTCCCAGATGTTGGTCTCTTCCTTCAGCACCAGCAGGCTGGGGGCGCCGTAAAGGCCGCCGAAGAGTCCCTGGCCCGAGTTC from Deltaproteobacteria bacterium encodes:
- a CDS encoding isochorismatase family protein — translated: MSLLDTLEAGAPNRPEPGDMALAAATTGIAVLDMSARAEEPGTIANKLLPGLGPFLERARQSGVPIIYTISLVAKGGSHDRIAGPLKRAETEPVIYPDSFDKFIGGELDGYLRSNGVERLIVLGAATTFAVLYTVTTAARVHRYEVVVPMDGVLAATRYEQEYSFHQMTILPSGAAGRIHFTELSRIRFE